GCCAGATGCATCGATCCGAGCAGGCTCGTCTGCCCCACGGTGGCCATCGCGTTCGCGGGGATGACGACGTCCGGCCGCACCGAGACCTCGACGTCTGCCCGCCAGTCCTCGACCGTCATCCGCCGAACGGCGCCGACCACCACGTCGTTGCTCAGCACCGGCGAGTTCGGTTCCAGTGTCCCGACATTGGCGAGCTGAACGCGATAGACGACGGCGTCGCGACCGGTCCCCACGGTGCCGGGCAGCGGCAGCGAGTTCAGCCCGCCGAAGGAGCAGCCGGACAACAGCACCGCACAGCAGACCAGCGCCGCGATCCGACGGGCCCGCCGCGCCGTCACCGCCCACCTCCCGGCGTCGGCGCGGCCTCGGCCGGCAGCAACATCTCGGTCAGGTTCGCCGGCGCGGAGGCACCCGGCTGGCCGGCGGTCCCGGCCGGCAGCAGCATCTGCGTCAGGGTGGACACCGCCGGCGCCGGGGCGCCCGGATACCACACCGGGGCCGGCGCGGCGCCCGGATAGGCCGGCGGGCTCGGGTAGGCCGGCAACCCGTGCGGTGCATAGGCGCCCGGCGGCTGCGGTGGATCCGTCCATCCCGGCGGGGGCGGCACGTCACCGGCGCCGGTGTAGGCCGACACCGCGGGCGGCAGCTCGGGCGGTCCCGGGTCGGTGCCGCCGCCACCCGGAGCCAACCGGGGATCGGAGTAGATGACGTTCTTCGGCGCCGGGTTCAGGTACATGTTGAACGGCAGCGGCAGATAGTTGAAGTTCATCAGCCGCAGGGCCGGCCCGAGGTACTCGGCACACGCCTTGCCCGCCTCGTCGGCGGTGACGTTCTCCACCGCGGCGATCGCCGAGCAGATGGTGGCGACCGGGTTGGCGAAGTTGTTCATCGCGAACGACCCGCGCGGCCCGCCGGTGTCGGGGTTGTAGATGTTGTAGCCGTTGACCAGGGCGTTGGGTGCGACGTGCAGGATGTTCTTCACCACCGTGCTGTTGTCGGCCAGCACCTGGGTGAGGTTGGCCAATCGCTGGATCTGCTCGGCGGTCTGGTCGCGCGAACCGTCGAGGAACCGCTGCACCTTGCCGACCGCCGCCGACACCTCGTTGATCGCCGCGTCGAGATCGGTGCGGCTGCCGTCGATCACGCTGGTCACCTCCGCCAGCCGGTCCTGGAACTGCACGATCTGGGTGTTGCTGTCACGCAGCGCCGACACGAACACCTGGAGGTTCTCGATGATGTCGACGATGTCGCCGCTGCCCTCGCCGACGATCCGGCCCACCTCCGCCAGTTGGGTGATGCTCTCCCTGAGCTTGTCGCCGTTGCCGGCCATCGCACCGGCGGCGGTGTCGATGAACCGCCCCAGTGACGTCTCCGAGACTTCGTTGGCGGGGCCGAGTTCGGTGGCCAGCCGGGTCAGTTGTTCCTTGATCTCGTCCCATTCGACCGGTACGGCGGTCCGCTCGAGCGGGATCTCGCCGCCGTCGGGCATGGTCTCGCCTCCGGTCTGCCCGTCCGCGCCGTACGCCGGGGTCAGCTGCACGTAGCGCGCCGACACCAGGTTCGGGGCGACGATGATCGCGTCCGCGTCGGCCGGAATCGGGACGTCCCGGTCCACTTTCATGGTCACGCGGGCGCGGGTGCCCTGCGGTTCGATCGCGGCGATGCTGCCCACCCGTACACCGGCCACCCGCACCTCGTCGCCGGGATAGATCGCAGTCGCCGAGGCGAAGTAGGCGGTGATGGTGATCGGGCGCAGGAACCGATCGTGCACGGTCACCGCCGCGCCCGCGGCCAGCAGCAGGAGCAGGCCTGCGAGCACCAGCTTTCTGCGCCGGCGATGTCGTTCGATGCCGCTCATGGATGCCTCTCCGGGATCCCGTTGTACGGGAAGGGGAATTCGGCGCGGGGGCCGGCATTGTCCGGGGGTTGTCCCGCATTGACACCCCGGCGGAAGCCCAGCGCGTAGTCGAGGAACGGCTGAATCGCCGGGCCGGGCAGCAGGTTCGAGGCGAAACCGTAGTAGTAGAAACCGTTGTTCACGGCCTCACCCAGGGTCAGCTGATACTTCGCCAACCCGCGCAACGACTTCTCCAGATTGTCCCGGTTGCGTTCCAGCATCTCGGCGACGCGGTTGAGTTGTTCGAGCGCCGGAGCCAGCTCCTGCTCGTTGTCGTCGACCAGCCGGGACAGTTCCCGGGCGACCGCGGTGGTGTTGGCCAGCAGCGTGACAATGGCCTGCCGGCGGTCGCGCAGCACGGCCAGCAGGTCGTTGGCGTTGAGGATCAGGCTCTGCACCTGTTCGCTGCGCTCCGCGAGGATCCCGGTGACATTCGCCGCCGCGGACAGCAGGCTCCGCAGCGATTCGTTGCGCTGGTTGACCGTCCTGGACAGCTGGCTCACCCCTTCGAAGGTGGGCCCCAGTTGGGGTGCCAGCCGTTCGACGGTGTCCGACAGGGTGTCCAGTGCGTGGTTGATGGCCGCGGTGTCGGTCTGCGCGGTGTTGGTGGTGAAGTCGCCGACCGCATCGGTCAGCGAGTACGGCGCAGCGGTCCGCGTCAGCGGGATCTCCCCCATCGGGCCGATACTGCCGCTGCCGCGGGGTTCGACCACCAGCACCCGCTCGCCGAGCAGCGTGCCGATGCCGATGTGCGCGGTGGTGTCCCGGCCCAGCCGGACCCGGCTGTCGACGGCGAAGGTGACTCGGGCCACCCCGCGGTCGAGTTCGACATCGGACACCTTGCCCACCGTCACCCCGGACACCTTCACGTCGTTGCCCGCGGCCAGCCCGCCCGCTTCGGCGAACAGCGCCTGGTAGCGGATCGACGACGCCATCGAGAGCAGCTGCTGGGGGCGCAGCCCCACCGCGATGATCAGGACGATCAGCACCAGACCGATGAAACCGGCACGGACAAGCGATGATTGGCGGTACTTCAGCATCACGGCTCCCCGCACCGGCCGGTGTTCTGAATGACCCACGGGAAGTGGGCGGTGCGGCCCTGCAGGTCGCTCACCCGCACCGACACCCCACAGATGTAGAGGTTCAGCCAGCTGCCGTAGGAGCCCAGCCGCACCAGTTTGCGGTAGTTCTGCGGCGTCTTGTGCATGAGCAGGTCCAGTCGGGCCAGTTCGTCCTCCCCGGACAGCAGCGGGGCCAGCCTGCTGAGCTGGTCCACGCTGCCCGACAGCGCGGGCCGCGATTCCGACAGCAGGCTCGCCAGCGAGGCCGTGCCGCTGTCCAGGGCCGCGACCGCCTCACCGATCGGGTCACGCTCGGCGGCCAGGCCGCTGACCAGGCGTTCCAGCCCGTCCACCGCGGCCATGAACCGGTCGCCGTCGGCGGCGAGCACCTCGAGCACGTCGTTGAGGCTGTCGATGAGGCGCTGCACCGTCGCCCCGTTGTCGGCCAGCCTGTTGGTGAACGACGAGGTGCGCGCGAACAACGATTCGAGTTCCCCGTCCTGACCCTGCAGGATCTGGATCAGCGAGTGGGTCAGCGCGTTCACGTCGTCGGGGTCGAGGCCCTGGATCACCGGTTTCAGCCCGCCGAGCAACAGGTTCAGGTCGAGCGCCGGCTCGGTGCGGTCGATTCCGAAGTGCGACCCCGGTGGCCGGACACCGCTGGCTCCGGGCGTGTCGATCAGCTCCAGATAGCGGTCCCCGACCAGGTTCAGGTACCGGACGGCGACCCGGGTGCCGTCGGTGAGCCGGACATGCTCGTCGGCGTCGAAGGTGACCAGCACGGTGTTGTCGGGTTGCAGGTCGACGTCCCGCACGGTGCCGACACGAATCCCCGCCACCCGCACCGAATCACCCGGCTTGAGGCTCGAACTGTCGCGGAACAGCGCGGTGTAGCGGTTCGTGGTTCCCGATCGGTACTCGCTGAAGATGGCGAACAGGCCGGCGGTCAGCACCACCATGGTGATCGCGAAGACACCGAGTTTGATCGTCGTTCTGATCAGGCCGCTCATCCCGGTTGTCCGATCTGTGCGGTGTTGCGCGGTGGTCCGGCGATGGGACCGAACAGCATCTGTTTGAGCCCGTCGGAGTTCAACAGGATTCCTTCGTTGCCGTACTGCGCGGGGTTGGCGTTGACGTCGGTGATCACGAACGGGGGACGCTTCTGGAACGGCACCTTGGGCAGGTCGGTGCACTGGGGACCACCGGTGGCCGCGACCTTCGGCAGGTTGTCCGGGTAGCGGTAGCGTTCCTGGCCGAACACGACGGTCTGCAACAGCAGCCCGCCGGGCACCGGTGTGCCGGGAGCTTTCGCCAGTTCGGCGGCGCCCCCGAGGCCACAGGTCAACGCCTCGTGGTAGGCGTTGGTCAGATCGGTGGTCGGCACCAGCAGCCGCATCACGTCGGTGATGGCCCGCCGGTTGCCGCCGATGACGGTGTTGCCGGTGTCGGCCAGTCCGATCACGCTCACCAGCAGTGCATCCAGGTTGCGCTGTTCGTCGACGACGGTCTGACCGATCCGGGTCGCCGAGTCGGTGACGACGACGAGATCTTCGGCGGCGTCCGCGTAGGCACCGATCGCCTCCGGCGTGACGGCGAGTTGTTGTTCCAGCACGGGCAGACTCGGCTCGATGGTGGCCAGGAAGGTGTCGAGGTCGGCCAGCATCCGGCCGATCTGGTTGCCGCGCCCGTTGAACGCGGTGGCCATCGCGCCGAGCGTCTCGTTGAGTTTGACCGGCTCGATGCGGGACAGCACCGACGACAGTTGCTCGAACACCGTGTTGATCTCGACCGTGACGTGCTGTGCGTCGAGCACCTGCCCGGCCCGCAGCGACTCGGACGAGGGCCGTTCGGGCGGCACCAGTTCGACGAGCTTCGCGCCGAACACGGTCGAGGAGGAGATCTCGACCCGCACGTCGGCGGGTACGAGGTGCAGGTAGCGGCGGTCGATCGCCAGGTGCAGGGCCGCCTTGCCGTCGGGCAGAGATTCGATCGCCTTGACCGAACCTATCTGCGCCCCATGGAATTTCACTTTGGCGTCGGGGTTCATCACCAGGCCGGCCCGGTCCGACAACACCGTGACCGGAGCCGCGTCGGTGAAGCTGCCGCGGAAGAGCCCGATGGTCAGCGCCACCACCCCGGCGATCGCGGCGAACGTGGCGGCGCCCAGCAGGCGCCGTCGCAGATCGGAACGCTGTCTCATCGCCGGCCGCCGCTATCCCGACAGGTTGAAGTTGCCGTTGCTGCCGTATACCGACAGCGAGACCAGCAGGGTCACCGACACCACCACGATCAGCGACGTGCGCACGGCGTTGCCCACCGCCACACCGACACCCGACGGTCCGCCCGAGGCGGTGTAGCCGAAGTAGGTGTGAATGAGCAGCACCGCGAGCGCCATCAGGACCGCCTGCAGGAACGACCACAGCAGGTCGACCGGGTTGAGGAAGGTGTCGAAGTAGTGCGCGTACAGCCCGCTCGACTGGCCGAACAGCACCACCGTGGTGAACTGGCTGGCCAAGAACGACAGGATCACCGCGACCGCGTACAGCGGGGTGATCGCCACCATCCCGGCGATGATCCGGGTGCTGGCCAGGTATTCGATCGGCGGGATCCCCATGGTGTCCAGGGCGTCGATCTCCTCGTTGATGCGCATCGCGCCCAGTTGCGCGGTGACCCCCGCACCGAAGGTCGCGGCCAGACCGATGCCGGCGACCACCGGTGCGGCGATGCGCACGTTGATGAACGCCGCCAGGAACCCGGTCAGGGCCTCGATGCCGATGTCGCCCAGGGAGCTGAAGCCCTGGATGGCGAGGGTTCCCCCGGCCGCCAGGGTGAGGAAGCCGACGATCGCGACCGTGCCGCCGATCATCGCCAATGTTCCTGCACCCATGGAGATCTCGGCGATCAGCCGGATGATCTCCTTGCGGAAGCGCACCGCGGCACGGGGCACCCCGGCCAGCGCCCGCCCGTAGAAGGCGGTCTGGTCGCCCACCCGGTCGACGACCGCCAGCGGCCTGTGCAGCTCGCGTGCCAGCCGCGGATACAGCACATCAATCCCACTCATCGGCCTGTCTTTCGGTCAGTTCGCCGTCAACTGAATGCCGATCGCGGTGACGACGACGTTCACGACGAACAGGGACATGAAGGCGTAGACCACGGTTTCGTTCACCGCGTTGCCGACGGACTTGGCGCCACCGCCGGAGATGGTGAGCCCGCGGTAGCAGGCCACCATGCCGGCGATCACCCCGAACAGGGCGGCCTTCACACAGGAGATGACCATCTCGGGCACGCCGGTGAGCAGGGTGATGCCGGCGGCGAACGCCCCGGGGTTGACATCCTGGACGAACACCGAGAACGCGTAGCCGCCGACGATCCCGATGATCACCACCAGGCTGTTGAGCAGCAGCGCCACCAGCCCCGACGCGAGCATCCGCGGTGTGACCAGCCGTTGCACCGGGTTGATGCCCAGCACCTCCATCGCGTCGATCTCCTCGCGGATGGTCCGCGAGCCGAGGTCGGCGCACATCGCGGTGGCGCCCGCTCCGGCGACGATCAGCACCGTGACCATCGGGCCGACCTGGGTCACCGCTCCGAACGCCGCGCCCGCACCGGACAGATCGGCCGCGCCCAGCTCCCGCAGCAGGATGTTGAGCGTGAAGCTGACCAGCACTGTGAACGGGATCGCGACCAGCATGGTTGGCATCAGCGAGACCCGCGCGACGAACCACGCCTGCTCGAGCAGTTCCCGGCCCTGGAACGGCCTGCGGAACGCGAACCGGACCGCGTCGGCCGACATCGCGAGCAGACCCCCGACGGCCCGCACAGCCCCGAATCCGCGAGCGCTCAGGACAACCGGTCCAGGCGCTCGACGGTCGTGGACCTCACTCACCATGTGCCACTCACCATGCGCCACTCACCATGCGCAGCAGTACCCCTCGTTCCTCGGATTCGACGACACAGACGGTGACAGTCCGGCTTACGCGGCGGCATATTGTGTCCCATCCATCGGGAGGCGTCCGGCTGCCGGCGGCGGCCCGGCTGGAACGTGATGTCCCGATCCGACAAGCTGCAGGAGTCACTAGATGCCGGTGGTCTGTTCGACGTGGCCCGAGCGCACCCGGGGTGACAACCGCCGCGGCCGGCGGGTGTTGGTGCGGCTGCTGGCGCTGTTCGCGACGTTCGTCGCCGCGGGTGCGGGGGCCGTCGGCCCGGCGCGTTCGGAGCCGTTCTTCGCCAATTACCAGTTGGTGATTGGCGACCGCTACGACTTCCACACCTGGACCTGGGCGGTGTCGCACTGCGTTCCGGCCGCCGACGACTGCGTGTCGATCAGCGCGATACCGGCGCCGGTCGCCAAGGCGTACCACTATGTCGGTCAGGCGCGTCTGGTCGACGGCCGCTACACCATGACCGTCGATGTTCCCGACGGCTTGCGTTGCGGCAACGTGTATTTCGGGCCGGTGATACCGACGCGCGACGAGTACACCTGGGACGCCGCCACCCTGGAAGGGACGTTGACCTCGACGTTCGAGATCGGGTGCG
The window above is part of the Mycolicibacterium hassiacum DSM 44199 genome. Proteins encoded here:
- a CDS encoding MCE family protein yields the protein MRQRSDLRRRLLGAATFAAIAGVVALTIGLFRGSFTDAAPVTVLSDRAGLVMNPDAKVKFHGAQIGSVKAIESLPDGKAALHLAIDRRYLHLVPADVRVEISSSTVFGAKLVELVPPERPSSESLRAGQVLDAQHVTVEINTVFEQLSSVLSRIEPVKLNETLGAMATAFNGRGNQIGRMLADLDTFLATIEPSLPVLEQQLAVTPEAIGAYADAAEDLVVVTDSATRIGQTVVDEQRNLDALLVSVIGLADTGNTVIGGNRRAITDVMRLLVPTTDLTNAYHEALTCGLGGAAELAKAPGTPVPGGLLLQTVVFGQERYRYPDNLPKVAATGGPQCTDLPKVPFQKRPPFVITDVNANPAQYGNEGILLNSDGLKQMLFGPIAGPPRNTAQIGQPG
- a CDS encoding MCE family protein, with the protein product MSGIERHRRRRKLVLAGLLLLLAAGAAVTVHDRFLRPITITAYFASATAIYPGDEVRVAGVRVGSIAAIEPQGTRARVTMKVDRDVPIPADADAIIVAPNLVSARYVQLTPAYGADGQTGGETMPDGGEIPLERTAVPVEWDEIKEQLTRLATELGPANEVSETSLGRFIDTAAGAMAGNGDKLRESITQLAEVGRIVGEGSGDIVDIIENLQVFVSALRDSNTQIVQFQDRLAEVTSVIDGSRTDLDAAINEVSAAVGKVQRFLDGSRDQTAEQIQRLANLTQVLADNSTVVKNILHVAPNALVNGYNIYNPDTGGPRGSFAMNNFANPVATICSAIAAVENVTADEAGKACAEYLGPALRLMNFNYLPLPFNMYLNPAPKNVIYSDPRLAPGGGGTDPGPPELPPAVSAYTGAGDVPPPPGWTDPPQPPGAYAPHGLPAYPSPPAYPGAAPAPVWYPGAPAPAVSTLTQMLLPAGTAGQPGASAPANLTEMLLPAEAAPTPGGGR
- a CDS encoding MCE family protein → MLKYRQSSLVRAGFIGLVLIVLIIAVGLRPQQLLSMASSIRYQALFAEAGGLAAGNDVKVSGVTVGKVSDVELDRGVARVTFAVDSRVRLGRDTTAHIGIGTLLGERVLVVEPRGSGSIGPMGEIPLTRTAAPYSLTDAVGDFTTNTAQTDTAAINHALDTLSDTVERLAPQLGPTFEGVSQLSRTVNQRNESLRSLLSAAANVTGILAERSEQVQSLILNANDLLAVLRDRRQAIVTLLANTTAVARELSRLVDDNEQELAPALEQLNRVAEMLERNRDNLEKSLRGLAKYQLTLGEAVNNGFYYYGFASNLLPGPAIQPFLDYALGFRRGVNAGQPPDNAGPRAEFPFPYNGIPERHP
- a CDS encoding MlaE family ABC transporter permease, encoding MSGIDVLYPRLARELHRPLAVVDRVGDQTAFYGRALAGVPRAAVRFRKEIIRLIAEISMGAGTLAMIGGTVAIVGFLTLAAGGTLAIQGFSSLGDIGIEALTGFLAAFINVRIAAPVVAGIGLAATFGAGVTAQLGAMRINEEIDALDTMGIPPIEYLASTRIIAGMVAITPLYAVAVILSFLASQFTTVVLFGQSSGLYAHYFDTFLNPVDLLWSFLQAVLMALAVLLIHTYFGYTASGGPSGVGVAVGNAVRTSLIVVVSVTLLVSLSVYGSNGNFNLSG
- a CDS encoding MCE family protein, with protein sequence MSGLIRTTIKLGVFAITMVVLTAGLFAIFSEYRSGTTNRYTALFRDSSSLKPGDSVRVAGIRVGTVRDVDLQPDNTVLVTFDADEHVRLTDGTRVAVRYLNLVGDRYLELIDTPGASGVRPPGSHFGIDRTEPALDLNLLLGGLKPVIQGLDPDDVNALTHSLIQILQGQDGELESLFARTSSFTNRLADNGATVQRLIDSLNDVLEVLAADGDRFMAAVDGLERLVSGLAAERDPIGEAVAALDSGTASLASLLSESRPALSGSVDQLSRLAPLLSGEDELARLDLLMHKTPQNYRKLVRLGSYGSWLNLYICGVSVRVSDLQGRTAHFPWVIQNTGRCGEP
- a CDS encoding MlaE family ABC transporter permease produces the protein MVSEVHDRRAPGPVVLSARGFGAVRAVGGLLAMSADAVRFAFRRPFQGRELLEQAWFVARVSLMPTMLVAIPFTVLVSFTLNILLRELGAADLSGAGAAFGAVTQVGPMVTVLIVAGAGATAMCADLGSRTIREEIDAMEVLGINPVQRLVTPRMLASGLVALLLNSLVVIIGIVGGYAFSVFVQDVNPGAFAAGITLLTGVPEMVISCVKAALFGVIAGMVACYRGLTISGGGAKSVGNAVNETVVYAFMSLFVVNVVVTAIGIQLTAN